A portion of the Nitratidesulfovibrio termitidis HI1 genome contains these proteins:
- a CDS encoding methyl-accepting chemotaxis protein, whose product MGISRIGTKIAGAFLIVAAITLGVGVIGYLGINSASHSLESIVARRMPGFPHLLRIAEEIREVVIAQRSLLVPGISPDFSRQQYAAIEQSRTAIAEAMEKYAALPRSESENALFAEFRTQLDAGRKGNDALLDLIREWEKDKSDILGLMEILARTTDLRKVHDATFAALDALTDQGVKESAELYRQEMQSAARHKTAIVAGMLGGPVLAMLLGVGITLMLTRPLHRAVDYARAVSEGSLDRELDVHGADEVGMLAEALRRMVVSLRGLISGAEEKQRLATEEAHRARLATEEAENVRREAEVATRKGMMLAASRIETVVANVSRASEELTRRIDHTSSGASSQLDSVARTATAIGEMSETIADVAHSATNASHTADNARAKALEGATVVGDVVRGIGLAQDQALSLKTDMAVLGEQAEGIGQIMNVISDIADQTNLLALNAAIEAARAGDAGRGFAVVADEVRKLAEKTMAATRQVGEAIGNIQEGTRKNVQNVDNAVGAINDSTQAAQRSGETLREIVGLIEETAAQVSSIAAAVERETAENDEIDHAIKEVDRISSSMAEAMVHAARAIGDLADQARELQRLVGEMQQG is encoded by the coding sequence ATGGGCATTTCGCGCATCGGCACCAAGATCGCTGGGGCTTTTCTGATCGTCGCCGCCATAACGCTCGGGGTGGGCGTCATCGGCTACCTTGGCATCAACAGCGCCAGCCATTCGCTTGAAAGCATCGTGGCCCGCCGCATGCCGGGCTTTCCGCACCTTCTGCGCATCGCGGAGGAAATCCGCGAGGTCGTCATTGCCCAACGCAGCCTGCTGGTTCCCGGCATTTCTCCGGATTTCTCGCGGCAGCAATACGCGGCCATAGAGCAGTCGCGCACGGCCATAGCGGAAGCCATGGAGAAGTACGCGGCACTGCCCCGCTCGGAGAGCGAGAACGCCCTGTTCGCGGAATTCCGCACGCAGCTCGACGCAGGCCGCAAGGGCAACGACGCCCTGCTCGACCTCATCCGCGAGTGGGAAAAGGACAAGAGCGACATCCTGGGCCTGATGGAAATACTGGCGCGCACCACCGACCTGCGCAAGGTGCACGACGCCACGTTCGCCGCCCTGGATGCCCTGACGGACCAGGGGGTCAAGGAATCTGCGGAACTCTACCGGCAAGAGATGCAAAGCGCCGCGCGGCACAAGACCGCCATCGTGGCGGGCATGCTGGGGGGGCCCGTGCTGGCCATGCTGCTGGGCGTGGGCATCACGCTCATGCTCACCCGGCCCCTGCACCGGGCCGTGGACTACGCCAGGGCGGTGAGTGAAGGCAGCCTTGACCGAGAGCTGGACGTGCACGGCGCGGACGAGGTGGGCATGCTTGCCGAAGCCTTGCGCCGCATGGTCGTCAGCCTTCGGGGGCTGATTTCCGGGGCAGAGGAGAAACAGCGCCTGGCCACGGAAGAAGCCCACCGGGCGCGGCTGGCCACGGAAGAAGCGGAAAACGTCCGCCGCGAAGCGGAGGTCGCCACCCGCAAGGGCATGATGCTGGCGGCTTCACGCATCGAAACGGTGGTGGCCAACGTATCCAGGGCGTCGGAGGAACTGACGCGCCGCATCGACCACACCTCCAGCGGCGCCTCGTCCCAGCTCGACAGCGTGGCGCGCACCGCGACCGCCATCGGCGAGATGAGCGAGACCATAGCCGATGTGGCCCACAGCGCCACCAACGCCTCGCACACCGCCGACAATGCGCGCGCAAAGGCGCTGGAGGGCGCCACCGTGGTCGGCGACGTGGTGCGCGGCATCGGCCTTGCGCAGGACCAGGCGCTGAGCCTGAAGACGGACATGGCCGTGCTGGGGGAACAGGCGGAAGGCATCGGCCAGATCATGAACGTCATCTCGGACATTGCCGACCAGACCAACCTGCTGGCGCTCAACGCCGCCATCGAGGCGGCCCGGGCGGGCGACGCCGGTCGGGGCTTTGCCGTGGTGGCGGACGAGGTGCGCAAGCTGGCGGAAAAGACCATGGCCGCCACCAGGCAGGTGGGCGAGGCCATCGGCAACATTCAGGAAGGAACGCGCAAGAACGTGCAGAACGTGGACAACGCGGTGGGCGCCATCAACGATTCGACGCAGGCGGCGCAACGGTCGGGCGAGACGCTGCGCGAAATCGTGGGGCTCATCGAGGAAACGGCGGCGCAGGTAAGCAGCATTGCGGCGGCCGTGGAGCGCGAGACGGCGGAAAACGACGAGATAGACCACGCCATCAAGGAGGTGGACCGCATCTCGTCGTCCATGGCCGAGGCCATGGTGCACGCGGCGCGAGCCATCGGGGACCTGGCCGACCAGGCCCGCGAACTGCAACGCCTGGTCGGCGAGATGCAGCAGGGCTGA
- a CDS encoding DUF1737 domain-containing protein encodes MKVYRYLTGPDDSAFCHRVTEALNKGWQLHGGPTLTYDAERKQVIAGQAVVKDVEGKDYVPGMDLSAQ; translated from the coding sequence ATGAAAGTTTACCGCTACCTGACCGGCCCCGACGATTCCGCCTTCTGCCACCGCGTCACCGAGGCCCTGAACAAGGGCTGGCAGTTGCACGGCGGCCCCACGCTGACCTATGACGCCGAGCGCAAGCAGGTGATCGCCGGGCAGGCCGTCGTCAAGGACGTGGAAGGCAAGGACTACGTGCCGGGCATGGACCTTTCCGCCCAGTAA
- a CDS encoding glycosyltransferase family 9 protein, with the protein MSKHLVIQLARFGDLVQTKRLVLSLLHGVAHDEDAVSHEAYSAPEVHLAVDASLVELARLVYPGVTVHGVRAHGGTPQADVLAHNARVFASLAAERFDTIYNLNNSGLNMALAALFPPDAVRGYRSLNGQPLRDRWMRMAFRWVAHRRLSPVNLVDFWAALAPRPIAPARVNPIALRGGRGIGVVLAGRMSRRSLPPDALAACLRAVFEGLGGPRVTFFGTRAERPLLRKVLDYLPASVAGNYDDLVGRTGWADLADALVGLDTLLTPDTGTMHLAAHLGVPVQGFFLSSAWCHETGPYGPGHRVWQATLDCLPCLEARPCPIGVQCLDAFRSREFLSFLSGRPGDRHPPGMLGMVSTLDDVGSTWLTVFGEDPSALRRVELRALVGEYLGLFTGEELADHDLARLLYHEADWMLPGPEGAAFTAFDPFADEPLRGA; encoded by the coding sequence ATGAGCAAGCACCTTGTCATCCAGTTGGCCCGCTTCGGCGACCTTGTGCAGACCAAGCGTCTGGTGTTGTCGCTGCTGCATGGCGTCGCGCACGACGAGGATGCCGTCTCGCACGAGGCGTATTCGGCCCCGGAGGTCCATCTGGCGGTAGACGCCTCGCTGGTCGAACTGGCCCGGCTGGTCTATCCCGGCGTCACCGTGCACGGGGTGCGCGCCCACGGCGGGACGCCCCAGGCCGACGTTCTGGCGCACAACGCCCGCGTCTTCGCCTCCCTGGCGGCGGAACGCTTCGACACCATCTACAATCTGAACAATTCCGGGCTGAACATGGCCCTTGCCGCGCTGTTTCCGCCCGATGCGGTGCGCGGCTATCGCAGTCTGAACGGCCAGCCCCTGCGCGACCGCTGGATGCGCATGGCCTTCCGTTGGGTGGCGCACCGCCGCCTGTCCCCCGTGAACCTGGTGGACTTCTGGGCGGCGCTGGCCCCCCGGCCCATCGCCCCGGCGCGGGTGAACCCCATCGCCCTGCGGGGCGGACGGGGCATCGGCGTGGTGCTGGCCGGGCGCATGTCGCGCCGGTCGCTGCCCCCCGATGCGCTGGCGGCCTGCCTGCGGGCCGTGTTCGAGGGACTGGGCGGGCCGCGGGTGACCTTTTTCGGCACCAGGGCCGAGCGTCCGTTGCTGCGCAAGGTGCTGGACTATCTGCCCGCATCCGTGGCCGGAAACTACGACGACCTCGTGGGGCGCACCGGCTGGGCGGACCTTGCCGACGCGCTGGTGGGGCTGGATACGCTGCTCACCCCAGATACCGGCACCATGCATCTTGCCGCGCACCTTGGCGTGCCGGTGCAGGGCTTCTTTCTGTCATCGGCGTGGTGCCACGAAACGGGGCCTTACGGCCCCGGCCACCGGGTGTGGCAAGCCACCCTGGACTGCCTGCCCTGCCTGGAGGCGCGGCCTTGTCCCATCGGGGTGCAATGCCTGGATGCCTTCCGCTCGCGCGAGTTCCTGTCCTTTCTGTCCGGACGTCCCGGCGACCGTCACCCGCCCGGCATGCTGGGCATGGTCTCCACCCTCGACGACGTGGGCTCCACCTGGCTGACCGTGTTCGGCGAAGACCCGTCCGCGTTGCGCCGGGTGGAGTTGCGGGCGCTGGTGGGCGAGTACCTTGGCCTGTTCACGGGCGAGGAACTGGCGGACCATGACCTGGCCCGCCTGCTGTACCACGAGGCGGACTGGATGCTGCCCGGCCCGGAGGGCGCGGCATTCACCGCGTTCGACCCGTTCGCGGATGAACCGCTGCGTGGTGCATGA
- the hslU gene encoding ATP-dependent protease ATPase subunit HslU: MSNLTPREIVSELDKYIVGQNAAKRMVAVAMRNRWRRQQLDPALRDEIAPKNIIMMGPTGVGKTEIARRLAKLSASPFIKVEATKFTEVGYVGRDVESMVRDLMEIGIALVRAEENEKVRVKAEARAEERLLDLLLPGGAPQPASQSGQSAQGMGGLTFDLVSGQAIPQPPAQADAPHASPPTGTGSTPDSRSSTREKLRTLWHGGKLDDREVDMEVEESGGPQVGVLSMPGLEDVGSQVRDMFSKVFPSRRKRRRMKVRDAFNLLTQEEADRLIDHDRVSDLARERVEQTGIIFIDEIDKIASGTTQKSSDVSREGVQRDLLPIVEGSVVNTKYGMVRTDHILFIAAGAFHFSKPSDLIPELQGRFPLRAELSALGRDDFLRILTEPHNALTRQYTALLHTEGVHIEFTEDALREIAAFAEETNAQTENIGARRLYTILEKILADLSFEAPDRSGDRVTVDSDYVRAHLADVRANKDLSRYIL, from the coding sequence ATGAGCAACCTCACCCCCCGTGAAATCGTTTCGGAACTGGACAAATACATCGTGGGCCAGAACGCCGCCAAGCGCATGGTGGCCGTGGCCATGCGCAACCGCTGGCGTCGCCAGCAACTGGACCCGGCCCTGCGCGACGAGATAGCCCCCAAGAACATCATCATGATGGGCCCCACCGGCGTCGGCAAGACCGAGATCGCCCGGCGGCTGGCCAAGCTTTCCGCATCGCCGTTCATCAAGGTGGAGGCCACCAAGTTCACCGAGGTGGGCTACGTGGGCCGCGACGTGGAATCCATGGTGCGCGACCTGATGGAAATCGGCATCGCCCTGGTGCGGGCCGAGGAAAACGAGAAGGTCCGCGTGAAGGCCGAGGCCCGCGCGGAAGAACGCCTGCTGGACCTGCTGCTGCCCGGCGGCGCGCCCCAGCCCGCTTCACAGTCCGGTCAGTCTGCACAAGGCATGGGCGGCCTGACCTTCGATCTTGTCTCCGGGCAGGCCATCCCCCAGCCCCCGGCGCAAGCCGATGCCCCCCACGCATCCCCCCCCACGGGCACCGGCTCTACCCCGGACAGCCGCTCCTCCACGCGCGAAAAGCTGCGCACCCTGTGGCACGGCGGCAAGCTGGACGACCGCGAGGTGGACATGGAGGTGGAGGAATCCGGCGGGCCGCAGGTGGGCGTGCTGTCCATGCCAGGGCTGGAAGACGTGGGTTCGCAGGTGCGCGACATGTTCAGCAAGGTCTTTCCCTCGCGCCGCAAGCGCCGCCGCATGAAGGTGCGCGACGCCTTCAACCTGCTGACGCAGGAAGAAGCCGACCGGCTCATCGACCACGACCGCGTGTCGGACCTGGCCCGCGAGCGGGTGGAGCAGACCGGCATCATCTTCATCGACGAAATCGACAAGATCGCCAGCGGCACCACCCAGAAAAGCTCCGACGTCTCGCGCGAAGGGGTGCAGCGCGACCTGCTGCCCATCGTGGAAGGCAGCGTGGTCAACACCAAGTACGGCATGGTGCGCACCGACCACATCCTGTTCATCGCCGCCGGGGCATTCCATTTCAGCAAGCCCTCGGACCTGATTCCGGAACTGCAGGGGCGCTTTCCCCTGCGGGCGGAACTGTCCGCCCTTGGCCGGGACGACTTTCTGCGCATCCTCACCGAACCGCACAACGCGCTGACCCGGCAGTACACCGCCCTGCTGCACACGGAGGGCGTGCACATCGAATTCACCGAAGACGCCCTGCGCGAAATCGCCGCCTTTGCCGAAGAAACCAACGCCCAGACCGAAAACATCGGGGCGCGGCGGCTGTACACCATCCTGGAAAAAATCCTGGCCGACCTTTCGTTCGAGGCGCCCGACCGTTCCGGCGACCGGGTGACCGTGGACAGCGACTACGTGCGCGCGCATCTGGCCGACGTACGCGCCAACAAGGATCTGAGCCGCTACATCCTGTAG
- the argB gene encoding acetylglutamate kinase, producing the protein MSQTEQAASCCADPAAYAKLQSKVLIECLPYMRQFHGQTVVIKYGGHAMKDEALKKAFALNIALLKQVGINPVVVHGGGPQIGRMLEQLHIQSQFREGLRVTDDATMDVVEMVLVGKVNKEIVNLLNLSGVKAVGLSGKDGQLIRARKMEMIVNGGNHAPEIIDLGKVGEVMRVETTLLRSLERDNFVPVIAPVGVDENGETYNINADAVAGAVAAALRAKRLLLLTDVAGILDKQKELIRSLTTREAVELFTDGTLTGGMIPKVKCCLEALEEGVEKAMIVDGRVENCILLELFTDKGISTEIVGERGMRAAVSCGCRR; encoded by the coding sequence ATGAGCCAGACCGAACAGGCCGCGTCCTGCTGCGCAGACCCCGCCGCCTACGCCAAGCTCCAGTCCAAGGTGCTCATCGAGTGCCTGCCCTACATGCGCCAGTTCCACGGGCAGACCGTGGTCATCAAGTACGGCGGCCACGCCATGAAGGACGAGGCCCTGAAAAAGGCCTTCGCCCTCAACATCGCCCTCTTGAAGCAGGTAGGCATCAACCCGGTGGTGGTGCACGGCGGCGGCCCGCAGATCGGCCGCATGCTGGAGCAGCTGCACATCCAGTCGCAGTTCCGCGAGGGGCTGCGCGTCACCGACGACGCCACCATGGACGTGGTGGAAATGGTGCTGGTGGGCAAGGTCAACAAGGAAATCGTGAACCTGCTGAACCTCAGCGGGGTGAAGGCCGTGGGCCTTTCCGGCAAGGACGGCCAGCTCATCCGCGCCCGCAAGATGGAGATGATCGTCAACGGCGGCAACCACGCGCCGGAAATCATCGACCTTGGCAAGGTGGGCGAGGTGATGCGGGTGGAAACCACCCTGCTCCGCTCGCTGGAACGCGACAACTTCGTGCCGGTCATCGCGCCCGTGGGCGTGGACGAAAACGGCGAGACGTACAACATCAACGCCGATGCCGTGGCCGGGGCCGTTGCGGCGGCGCTGCGCGCCAAGCGCCTGCTGCTGCTCACCGACGTGGCGGGCATCCTGGACAAGCAGAAGGAACTGATCCGCTCGCTGACCACCCGCGAAGCCGTGGAACTGTTCACCGACGGCACCCTGACCGGCGGCATGATCCCCAAGGTGAAATGCTGCCTGGAAGCGCTGGAGGAAGGCGTGGAAAAGGCCATGATCGTGGATGGCCGGGTGGAGAACTGCATCCTGCTGGAATTGTTCACCGACAAGGGCATCAGCACCGAAATAGTGGGCGAGCGCGGCATGCGCGCCGCCGTGAGCTGCGGCTGCCGCCGGTAG
- a CDS encoding cache domain-containing protein, producing MKYALRAALALLLVAALCPLASAQSKGSKDEAVAMVKKAVTYLKANGRDKAFAEISNPQGMFVDRDLYVVVYDMQGKCLAHGANAKQVGKNLMELRDPDGKYFVKERVELGKTKASFWQDYKFANPQTKLIEPKSMYMERVDDLLVGCGAYQ from the coding sequence ATGAAATACGCACTGCGCGCGGCACTGGCCCTGTTGCTCGTGGCGGCCCTGTGCCCGCTGGCCAGCGCCCAGTCCAAGGGCAGCAAGGATGAAGCCGTGGCCATGGTCAAAAAGGCCGTGACGTACCTCAAGGCCAACGGGCGCGACAAGGCCTTTGCGGAAATCAGCAACCCCCAGGGCATGTTTGTCGATCGCGACCTGTACGTGGTCGTCTACGACATGCAGGGCAAGTGCCTTGCCCATGGCGCCAACGCCAAGCAGGTGGGCAAGAACCTGATGGAACTGCGCGACCCCGACGGCAAGTACTTCGTCAAGGAGCGCGTGGAACTGGGAAAAACCAAGGCCTCGTTCTGGCAGGACTACAAGTTCGCCAACCCCCAGACCAAGCTCATCGAACCGAAATCCATGTACATGGAACGCGTGGACGACCTGCTGGTGGGGTGCGGGGCATATCAGTAA
- a CDS encoding substrate-binding periplasmic protein, producing the protein MLHAACAVAACTALLAFSVRPVLAGGPSPQTLVAVSDEWAPRIMSGPDGSADGICPMVLRQVAEDLGLDVDFGFMPKPRRQAAFRRGEINVVPCASPVWEGVLSDVAVYSEPFMMSTEMVLVSAGTTGVFRSVRDFAGLRFGTIGGYVYHDGFDEAFESGMLRREDAYTVTQNLQKLRAGRIDAMIVDDYEAAYWMHRAGWSETDFRVAYVFADPAPITLMLHASLRDFLPRVNASLARMRANGTLRALFAEYGPQKLAAHLTR; encoded by the coding sequence GTGCTGCACGCCGCATGCGCCGTGGCAGCCTGCACGGCGCTTCTGGCGTTTTCCGTGCGTCCGGTGCTGGCTGGTGGTCCCTCGCCGCAAACGCTGGTGGCCGTGTCCGACGAATGGGCGCCGCGCATCATGTCCGGGCCGGACGGTTCCGCCGATGGCATCTGCCCCATGGTGTTGCGTCAGGTGGCCGAGGATCTGGGGCTGGACGTGGATTTCGGCTTCATGCCCAAGCCACGCCGCCAGGCGGCCTTCCGCAGGGGCGAGATCAACGTGGTGCCGTGCGCGTCGCCCGTGTGGGAAGGCGTGCTTTCCGACGTGGCCGTGTATTCCGAGCCGTTCATGATGTCGACGGAGATGGTGCTGGTTTCCGCGGGTACCACAGGCGTGTTCCGCTCCGTACGCGATTTTGCCGGGCTGCGTTTTGGGACCATTGGCGGGTACGTCTACCACGATGGTTTCGATGAAGCCTTCGAGTCCGGGATGCTGCGCCGCGAGGACGCCTACACCGTGACCCAGAACCTGCAAAAACTGCGGGCCGGGCGCATCGACGCCATGATCGTGGACGATTACGAGGCCGCCTACTGGATGCACAGGGCGGGCTGGTCGGAGACCGATTTCCGCGTGGCCTACGTGTTCGCCGACCCCGCGCCCATCACGTTGATGCTGCATGCCTCGTTGCGCGACTTTCTGCCCCGGGTCAACGCCTCGCTGGCCCGCATGCGCGCCAACGGCACCCTGCGCGCCCTGTTCGCGGAATACGGGCCGCAGAAGCTGGCCGCGCACCTGACCCGCTGA
- a CDS encoding DegQ family serine endoprotease has protein sequence MARSLSRTLAAALALCLVLAAAAQAAPMLPDFRELAKQSGDAVVNISTEKTVQAAENPFNELFRNMPPGTPFDKFFDQFEKFHGRQQRPQKQRSLGSGFIISTDGYIVTNNHVVAEADVIRVNLQGASGKSNSYVANVIGTDEETDLALLKINAGNSLPVLRFGDSDKLEVGEWLLAIGNPFGLDHSVTAGILSAKGRDIRSGPFDNFLQTDASINPGNSGGPLLNMDGQVIGINTAIVASGQGIGFAIPSSMAERVIAQLRAEGKVRRGWIGVTIQDVDEATARALGLGEPRGALVGSVMPGEPADKAGLKAGDIVLKVDGDDVPGSSQLLRRIAALKPGDTTRLTLWRNGQTKTVNLTLGERTAEHLTAQRGDAAPEKGGKEQASASLGMSVRPVSAEDARNLKLEDARGLLVVSVEGGKPAAEADIRAGDIILLANLKPVNTPADLTKVIEQDGKKRGAVMLQLMRRGQTFFRTVPLE, from the coding sequence TGCTGCCCGATTTTCGCGAACTGGCGAAGCAGTCGGGCGATGCCGTGGTCAACATCAGCACCGAAAAAACCGTGCAGGCAGCGGAAAACCCGTTCAATGAACTGTTCCGCAACATGCCGCCCGGCACCCCCTTCGACAAGTTTTTCGACCAGTTCGAAAAATTCCATGGCCGCCAGCAGCGTCCGCAAAAGCAGCGCTCGCTGGGTTCCGGCTTCATCATTTCGACCGACGGGTACATCGTCACCAACAACCACGTGGTGGCCGAAGCGGACGTGATCCGCGTGAACCTGCAGGGCGCCAGCGGCAAGTCCAACTCGTACGTGGCCAACGTCATCGGCACCGACGAAGAGACCGACCTTGCCCTGCTGAAGATCAACGCGGGCAACTCGCTGCCGGTGCTGCGCTTCGGTGATTCCGACAAACTGGAAGTGGGCGAATGGCTGCTGGCCATCGGCAACCCCTTCGGCCTCGACCATTCGGTGACCGCGGGCATCCTGAGCGCCAAGGGGCGCGACATCCGCTCCGGCCCGTTCGACAACTTCCTGCAGACCGACGCCTCCATCAACCCCGGCAACAGCGGCGGCCCGCTGCTGAACATGGACGGCCAGGTCATCGGCATCAACACCGCCATCGTCGCCTCCGGCCAGGGCATCGGCTTCGCCATTCCCAGCAGCATGGCCGAGCGGGTCATCGCCCAGTTGCGCGCCGAGGGCAAGGTGCGGCGCGGCTGGATCGGCGTGACCATCCAGGACGTTGACGAGGCCACGGCCCGCGCCCTGGGGCTTGGCGAGCCGCGCGGCGCGCTGGTGGGCTCCGTCATGCCCGGCGAACCGGCCGACAAGGCGGGGTTGAAGGCCGGGGATATCGTGCTGAAGGTTGACGGCGACGACGTGCCCGGTTCCAGCCAACTGCTGCGCCGCATCGCCGCGTTGAAACCCGGCGATACCACCAGGCTGACCCTGTGGCGCAACGGCCAGACCAAGACCGTCAACCTGACCCTTGGCGAACGCACGGCGGAACACCTGACCGCCCAGCGCGGCGATGCCGCCCCCGAAAAGGGCGGCAAGGAACAGGCATCGGCCAGCCTTGGCATGAGCGTACGCCCCGTAAGCGCGGAAGACGCCCGCAATCTGAAACTGGAAGACGCGCGCGGCCTGCTGGTGGTTTCCGTCGAGGGCGGCAAGCCCGCGGCAGAAGCGGACATCCGCGCTGGCGACATCATCCTGCTGGCCAACCTGAAGCCGGTGAACACCCCCGCCGACCTCACCAAGGTCATCGAGCAGGACGGCAAGAAGCGCGGCGCGGTGATGCTGCAATTGATGCGCCGCGGCCAGACCTTCTTCCGCACCGTGCCCCTGGAATAG
- a CDS encoding CgeB family protein, giving the protein MYGGSLPIGRYCVDALRDLGHVVETFEAPSFLGAFTALKDLKVTADRLEFLENSFLQVVSQAVLAKVETFAPDLVLCLAQAPLNHQALKRLRRDNVATAMWFVEDHRVFTYWRAFAPFYDVFAVIQRAPLLDELAAMGVRDALYLPMAALPSFHRSLELSPVDQRRYGADVAFLGAGYPNRRVAFRQLVHLDFKIWGTEWDGEPLLARHVQQGGARVSAEDSVKIYNASRINLNLHSSIQSRTLVTGGDFVNPRTFELASIGAFQLVDRRTLMDELFAEDELATFDSMDGLQAAIAHYLAHPEERQAMAARARAKVLAQHTYQHRMRTLLEFIAQRRPGWPTPRAADAGLPADLPEDMRRDLATLLDRLGLPADAAFADVITALRQHSGQLTPLETSLLFLDEWRRQYA; this is encoded by the coding sequence ATGTACGGCGGCTCCCTGCCCATCGGACGCTACTGCGTGGATGCCCTGCGCGACCTGGGCCACGTGGTGGAAACCTTCGAGGCCCCGTCGTTCCTCGGGGCGTTCACGGCGCTGAAGGATCTGAAGGTGACGGCGGACCGGCTGGAGTTTCTGGAAAACTCGTTCCTGCAGGTGGTGTCGCAGGCGGTGCTGGCCAAGGTGGAAACCTTCGCGCCGGACCTTGTGCTGTGCCTGGCCCAGGCTCCCCTGAATCATCAGGCCCTCAAGCGCTTGCGGCGCGACAACGTGGCCACGGCCATGTGGTTCGTGGAAGACCACCGGGTGTTCACCTACTGGCGGGCCTTTGCGCCGTTCTACGACGTGTTCGCGGTGATCCAGCGCGCGCCCCTGCTGGACGAACTGGCCGCCATGGGCGTGCGCGACGCGCTGTACCTGCCCATGGCCGCGCTGCCGTCCTTTCACAGATCACTTGAACTTTCGCCGGTGGACCAGCGCCGCTACGGGGCCGACGTGGCCTTTCTGGGCGCGGGCTATCCCAACCGACGCGTGGCCTTTCGCCAACTGGTGCATCTGGACTTCAAGATATGGGGCACGGAATGGGATGGCGAACCCCTGCTGGCGCGGCATGTGCAACAGGGCGGGGCGCGGGTGTCCGCCGAGGATTCGGTGAAGATCTACAACGCCAGCCGCATCAACCTGAACCTGCATTCCAGCATCCAGTCGCGCACCCTGGTCACCGGCGGCGACTTCGTGAACCCGCGCACCTTCGAACTGGCCAGCATCGGGGCCTTCCAACTGGTGGACCGGCGCACCCTGATGGACGAACTGTTCGCCGAGGATGAACTGGCCACCTTCGATTCCATGGACGGGCTGCAGGCGGCCATCGCCCATTACCTGGCCCACCCGGAAGAACGGCAGGCCATGGCGGCCCGCGCCCGGGCAAAGGTACTGGCGCAGCATACCTACCAGCACCGCATGCGCACGCTGCTGGAATTCATCGCCCAGCGCCGCCCCGGCTGGCCCACCCCGCGCGCCGCCGATGCGGGGCTGCCCGCCGATCTGCCCGAGGACATGCGCCGCGACCTTGCCACGCTGCTGGACCGGCTGGGCCTGCCCGCCGACGCCGCCTTTGCGGACGTGATTACCGCCTTGCGCCAGCACAGCGGCCAGTTGACCCCGCTGGAAACGTCCTTGCTGTTTCTGGATGAATGGCGCAGGCAGTACGCCTGA
- a CDS encoding split-Soret cytochrome c produces MERMNRRSALKTLGVLGCATGCLAGGLLSGAATQNAAAAAGAASGHFAQKDAPFSWKPHMLDAKICAPVAYDGYWHQGYGCGYGVFYAIVGMMGEQHGAPYNQFPFTMLEVGKSGISDWGTICGALLGAASAFALFWGRKERDPMVAELFRWYEQTAFPMHDPGAAFKGVAGALPTSVSHSPLCHVSVGRWCQASGFAEKSKERGERCARITADVATKAIAIMNAKQAGAFAVAHGDPASVTYCGECHNPGKQSPLLKGKMDCTPCHSGSPHTADKFKNHP; encoded by the coding sequence ATGGAACGGATGAACAGAAGATCAGCCTTGAAGACCCTGGGGGTACTGGGATGCGCAACGGGCTGCCTTGCTGGCGGCCTGCTGTCGGGCGCGGCAACCCAAAATGCAGCGGCGGCCGCTGGCGCCGCCAGCGGGCACTTTGCCCAGAAGGACGCCCCCTTCTCGTGGAAGCCCCACATGCTGGACGCCAAGATCTGCGCGCCCGTGGCCTACGACGGCTACTGGCACCAGGGGTACGGCTGCGGCTACGGGGTGTTTTACGCCATCGTGGGCATGATGGGCGAACAGCACGGCGCGCCGTACAACCAGTTTCCCTTCACGATGCTGGAGGTGGGCAAGAGCGGCATTTCCGACTGGGGCACCATCTGCGGCGCGCTGCTGGGCGCGGCCAGCGCCTTTGCGCTGTTCTGGGGACGCAAGGAACGCGACCCCATGGTGGCGGAACTGTTCCGCTGGTACGAGCAGACCGCCTTCCCCATGCATGATCCGGGTGCGGCCTTCAAGGGCGTGGCTGGCGCGCTGCCCACCAGCGTGAGCCATTCGCCGCTGTGCCACGTGTCCGTGGGCCGGTGGTGCCAGGCATCCGGCTTTGCGGAAAAGAGCAAGGAGCGCGGCGAACGTTGCGCGCGCATCACCGCCGACGTGGCCACCAAGGCCATCGCCATCATGAACGCCAAGCAGGCGGGCGCCTTTGCCGTGGCCCACGGCGACCCGGCTTCGGTCACCTACTGCGGCGAATGCCACAACCCCGGCAAGCAGTCGCCCCTGCTCAAGGGCAAGATGGACTGTACCCCCTGCCACTCCGGCAGCCCGCATACGGCGGACAAGTTCAAGAATCATCCCTGA